The Oncorhynchus nerka isolate Pitt River linkage group LG13, Oner_Uvic_2.0, whole genome shotgun sequence sequence GTATACAAAGTGTTACATTCTCAGCCTGTACATTTGTAGTCCTAGAAATGTATCAAAATGTTGATTTGTGATCCCTGGTTGGTAGATGTAATAGTAACGCCTCAAAGAAACTTGACTTTGCATCTGAATAACGATAGCCATCAGTTTCATTCTTGTAGGAGTGTGATGTCAACATTGTCATGGACACCTTGCAGGAGCAGCTCCCCTTCAAATGCGATGATCTTCTTCCTCTTGGCAGCCCTCAGAGTCCCAACCAAAGCCTCAAAGATATTTGCGCACCTATCGTCATTGAACAGGACACCAAATTTGACACAAGTTTGTCCATCTGCATCTGTAAAACAAGGCAAGGTAGTATTAAAAAAGAGAATCCTGTATTCCTTCAATAAGAAAAAAGAAAACGAAACGTTCCCGAAACACCTGTGAATGTCTATCACAAACAATACtcgtcaaatgtttggacacacctactcattcaagggtttcttcatattctacaatgtagaataatattggcgaaaacatcaaaactatgaaataacatatgggatcatgtagtaaccccgaccaaaaagtgttaaaatctaaatattttatatttgagattcttcaaagttgccacccttggCACACTCTCAACCaggttcatgaggtagtcacctggattaCATTTCaagtaacaggtgtgccttgttaaaagttaatttgtggaatgtatatccttcttaatgagtttcagccaatcagttgtgttaaggtagggttggtatacagaagattgccctatttggttaaatcccaaatccatattatggcaagagcagctcaaataagcaaagataaatgacagtccatcattatttgaagacatgaaggtcagtcaatctggaaagaatcacctctgctgcagaggatgagttaATTAGAATgaactgcacctcagaaattgcagcccaaataaactcttcagagttcaagtaacagacatatcaacatcaactgttcagaggagacaacGTCAAATCAGGCCTTCGtagtctaattgctgcaaagaaaccacaaaaggacaccaataagaagaaacttgcttgggccaagaaatacacgcaatggacattagaccggtggaaatctgtcttagtctgaggagtccaaatctgagatttttggtgtctttgtgagacgcatagTAGGTGATCGGATGCCCTCCGCAtgcgtggttcccaccgtgaaacatggaggaagTGTGATAgcgtaggggtgctttgctggtgacacttgtCTGATTTATTTCAAATGAATCTCACCAATTGAGATTGGTTGTGATGAGTTGGACCGTAgcatgaaagaaaagcagccaacaagtgctcagcatgtgggaactccttcaaggctgttggaaaagcattccaggtgaatctggttaagagaatgccaagttGTCAAGGCagagggtggatactttgaagaatctaaaatatattttgatttaacacttttttggttagtacatgattccatgttatttcatagttttgatgtcatcactattattctacaatgtagataagtcaaaataaagacaaaccattgaatgagtaggtgtccaaacttttgactggtaccatGTTTAGTGTTTCCTCTAGCACTGCACAGTATTGGCAGGGGATGACACTGAAACTAGCCGTTCCCAAATAGGCTGCGGCAGCTGAGGAGCAAATAAGGGGGATGCATGGCTCTGTAAACAAGGAATTAAAGCCAGGGGATTTTCAACAGCAGGAGAGAGCATGGAGGTAGTGGAGCTAATATGGGGTGGTTATTTGGAAAAGTCTGAGATGAGTTCACAAACTGGATGCTCCACTGCCGGAGGATAAAGTTGGTGTCCAAATGAAGACAAAACGGGCTTACTTTCAGTGCACCAATTAATTATGGATCACATTAATTGCATGATGGTGTTGGGGATCCACATGGTATGCAGACTTTGGTTCCACCCCAGTGCTAATGAACTCAACTATCCACCAAGCCCGTGAACCAGGGGAGCATTCAGCAGGACAACATTTTGGATAGAAATGTTATatagaacaaacatgcctctaCGCAACATTTGTTTGTTTGAACTAGTGCTGAGCAATTAATGCTGAGGTCTGTTCAGTTATgcttatttgaaaacaaaatcatGGATTTCGATTTGATATATTTTATTAAAACAACTGCATTATGAAATACTGACATTACAATTAGTAGAGCTTTTTAATGGAAATGCCAAAGCCAAAAACATGCAGTTAGGGTTCAATGAGATCCATTGAAAATATTCCATCGTCTCAGTCAGGTCCACATAGTAATGAACTATTTTAAGATATTTATGTTACTTAGTTATACTTGATGGCTTTATAATTTTACATCTCAGGCAGCCAGACATTTCTGTTCTtcccatactgtaggctactgtcttTAGTCACCCCATTAAGCTAGGCTAGCCTGCCTAAGTATGCTGCTCTCTGAAGATATCATTTgactagttcttcaaagtagatcAGGCATACTTTCAATAACTCTATCCCTATCAttctttgttgtctctctctcatacGGTGGCGTATGGGGTCTGTGTGCATCTAAACAAACAGGCATAAAATTAGTGGTGTAAAGTAAAAATACTACAAGTCATTTTTGGGGTAATTTTTACTTTACCacgttcctaaagaaaataatgtattttttactccaaaagtactagttacattttgacaggaaaattgtccaattcacacacttatcaaaaagaacatccctggtaaATTGTTATTAAACatacatgcttcatttgtaaattatgtctgagttttGGCTATACAAATGTGAAATTaattatacttttgatacttaagtatatttaaaccaaatactttgacaCTAGTATTTTACTAGGTGACTTTCACTGGAGTAATTTCctattaaagtatctttacttttactcaagtatgacaattgggtagttTAACAACAACTGCATCTGTGTCTGAGCCGGTAAAGAACAGGTGCAATGGATTATGGCCATTGCAGTTAATTACCACTTTTCGCCactaaactatactgaacaaaaatataaaacgcaacatgtaaggtgttggtcccatgtttcatgagctgaaataaaatatcagaAATTCTCCATATGcacaagcttatttctctcaaatgttgtgcacaaaattAGTTTACTACTCTTTTAATGAGCATTTCTTCTTCGCCAAGGtaatccagccacctgacaggtgtggtatatcaagaagctgtttaaacagcataaacattacacaggtgcaccttgtgctggggacaagaaaaggtcactaaaatgtgcagttgtgtcacacaatgACAGATGTCTGAAGTGGAGGGAGcagacctggggggggggggggggaggggggttcagattggctgggcctggctccccagtggctggacCTACCGGCTCCCAGAGCCAACCCTGGCTCCACCCCTGCCCAGACATctggaatccatagattagggcctaattcatttatttccatatatgaactataactcagtaaaatcttttaaattgttgcatttatatttttgttcagtataggttGAAATGTTGCTTAAtaaaaactacaactcccttTGGACCAGCATCCCATATACTGTTCTTGACTTAATTTCTCATTTGATTTCTCTCTAGAGaaactaaatggaattcaagtAATTGAACCGAAGTTGGAAATGTGTTGTTTAATAACCGAAACCCCCCTGAAAATATGGTTAATGGCTCAGCACGTTAGAATTTAGCTGGgaggggaagaaaaaaaaaagagaaaaaaaaaaagtctacACACCCTATTTGGAGAGAATTGTAGAAGTTTCAGATTACAGCACAACCTCTATTACAGGAATCACGCCACCTATCCCTGCTGATTTGATTATTATAAACAGATGGTCTTGCAAAGTACATTGATTAAGCACTTCATCCGGTTGGTTTCATCCTTGGGATTGACATTGAGGTCTGAAAGTACGCCTGAAGATTATGATCACTTGCCTGAATTAAGTATCTATTTTCATCTTCACATACGGAACTAGAAGGACCAGACTACTGGAATTATTAGCATTTTGGTTATcagtaaaaaaaattaaaaaagtttaaaaagtcACCTGCCTAATGGAGCAACCTCAACTTGTGACAACTCGGGTCACTTGCCCCGGTCAATAGGGCAACCCCCATTACATTGGTTATTTGTTATAAGCAAAGTGCACTGTAATACAAGATTATACTTACTTTTACTGCCAAGCCGTTGGATCTCTCCAACAAGCAGAGATACTTCATGTTGGACGTTCATTGCAACTAGAAGTGTAACAAAATGTAAGAGTCACATGCCAATATTATATGGGCATTCCCAGAAACCAAAAGCAGCAAGGGAGAGGGGGTGTCATAAAGTAGACATGTGTCATAACATCCCTTGTAATGTATTATAGGGTAAATGGGCTCCTGATTAAGACAGGATACACCATCACAGTATTATAAAGATGGTCCGTTTCGCAAAAATGTAGCCTACGCAGCAGCAGAAACAAGTCAGTTTCACATTGTAACAAGCTGCAACAAAATTGCCTTCCATATGaaaagtggggcggcaggtagcctagtggttagagcattgggccaagtaaatgaaaggttgctagatctaaTCCCCAagctgaaaaggtacaaatctttcgttctgcccctgaacaaggcagttaacccactgttcctaggcagtcgttgtaaataagaatttgttcttaactgacttgcctagttaaataaaaaggtaaagaaaaaaaaaagattatCAATGCGgaagtaggctagctgggctCAGTAGGGTTTAACCTATTTACCACAGCCGCAAAGTCAAAATGGGTTGTATCGTGACAAAAAAAACACCCTTTGTCTACATATAAGTTTAAGCAAAAATTAGCAGTGTGGTTTGGGTTAAAGtcacattttaagaagagaaattgtagGAATAGGCGATATATATGACTTTGTTGCTGTGATAACTAGTGACGACCGATCACTACCTAAGGGAATTTAGAATCAATCACGTTGAAATAGACGGTGAATCCGTTTCGAGACCCATTACTTGACCCCTGTCCAGCTTGACTATTTCGatcctttaaaaaataaaatcattTGATTATAGACTACATAAACACGGCTATGGCAGACAATGGAAGGAAATGAGAGAGGCTGCCGGCTAAAGTGATGATAGAGTTTAAATGTAGGCTAATAACCCAACAGACTATGCGCATGTTCTATTTAATCACATTTAAATTGGTATCATGTTGCGGTATTTACCTGAGTAAGAGCGATATCCCGATATAACACGATGCCTGAGTAGAATTcaacaggaagagaaagagggacgAAGCAAATTAAAACTGTACCATAAAAGGCAGTATTGCCGACGTCATGACCACTCCTTCTTTGGCTACAGGGAGGGGGAGCTTAAAACTCCTTTTAGCTTTGGTGATGATCACCTAGTTTATACAGAGCTCAGTTTGGAAGGCATAGGCTTACGTGAAACATATTGTTTTAATACGTATATAAGGCAAATGTTCCGGAAAGAATTTACGCCTAGAGGAACATTTTTTTCTGGAACATGCTTACTCCTGACATTGTCTGGAAAAAAAGCTTGGTTGATGCATTTCAAAATATTGTATAGCAAACAAATTTAAGGAAGTGCTCTTTAAGATTGTACACAagatatatccatgtaattctGTGTTGTCCAAATGTGTGGCTAATGATGACATCTGCGAAAAAGTGAACGTTTGACTCACTTGTTCTATGAATGGTCTTGTTATCAATGCAATAGTAACATATATCTATGATAGATTTTTGGGAAAAACCTTGCAGAATACTTGTTTACCTTTTTGAACACCACCCATGTTGTTGACAAATGATATGTTACTATTGCAATGATAACAAGACCATCTAAATGATTGTGATTTATGTTTTATTCTTGTTGCTTTAAACAAGACAAATTCCAGAATTCTACACCAAAATAGAAAATATTTGATTGAATCATCTTTAAGATATTATCCCTAGTGAATAACAAAAATATCTTTCTGAGTGAATACAAATTGCACTAGAATTGTATTTGTTTGTATATAAaacaaagataatttgtaaaaatccaaatatcttCAGATTTTTATTGTAAAGAGTATAAAACACTGTTTCccgtgcttgttcaatgaaccaaaattaatgaacatgcacctgtggaacggtcgttaagacactggcagcttacagacggtaggcaattaaggtcatagttatgaaaactttggacactaaagaggcctttctatggactctgaaaaacaccaaaagaaagatgcccagggtccctgctcatctgtgtgaacgtgccttaggaatgctgcaaggaggcatggggactgcagatgtggccagggcaataaattgcaatgtccgtactgtgagatgcctaagacagcgctacagggagactgggcggacagctgatcgtcctcacagtggcagaccacgtgtaacaacacttgcacaggattggtacatctgaacatcacacctgcgggacaggatggtaacaacaactgcccgagttacaacaGGAACTCACAATCTCCCCATCAGTGcacagactgtccacaataggctgagagaggctggactaagggcttgtagacctgttgtaaggcaggtcctcaccagacatcaccggcaacaacatcacctatgggcacaaacccaccgtcactggaccagacaggactggcaaaaaagtgttctgccatggccatcgaagagcccagatctcaatcccattgagcacgtctggaacctgttggatcggagggtgagggctagggccattcccccacagaaatgtccgggaacttgcaggtgccttggtggaagagttgggtaacatctcacagcaagaactggcaaatctggtgcagtccatgaggaggagatgcactgcagtacttaatgcagctggtggccacaccagatactgactgttaccttTGACCccgcctttgttcagggacacattcaatttctgtgaaacttgttcaatttatgtcccagttgttgaatcttatgtttatacaaatatttacacatgttaagtttgccgAAAATAAACgcaattgacagtgagaggactttcTTTTTCTGcgtgtacactaccagtcaaaagtttggggtccttTAAATGCTTTTTGTTTTAAAGAAAATGCCAAatatttgtccattaaaataacatcaaaatgatcagaaatacagtgtagacattgttaatgttgtaaatgactattgtagctgaaaacagcagactttttaatggaatatctacataggcccattgtcagcaaccatcactcctgtgttccaatggaatgttgtgttagctaatccaagtttataattttaagtcactgctatgcggatgacacacagctgtacatttcaatgaaacatggtgaagccccaaaattgccctcgctagaagcatgtgtttcagacacaagaaagtggatggctgcaaactttctactattaaactcggacaaaacagagatgcttgttctaggtcccaagaaacaaagagatcttctgttgaatctgacaattaatcttaatggttgtacagtcgtctcaaataaaactgtgaaggacctcggcgttactctggactctgatctctcttttgaagaacatatcaagaccatttcgaggacagcttttttccatctacgtaacattgcaaaaatcagaaactttctgtccaaaaatgatgcagaaaaattaatccatgcttttgtcacttctaggttaactactgcaatgctctattttccgcctatccggataaagcactaaataaacttcagttagtgctaaatacggctgctagaatcctgactagaaccaaaaaatttgatcatattatactccagtgctagcctctctacactggcttcctgtcaaagcaagggctgatttcaaggttttactgctaacctacaaagcattacatgggcttgctcctacctatctctctgatttggtcctgccgtacatacctacacgtatgctacggtcacaagacgcaggcctcctaattgtccctagaatttctaagcaaacagctggaggcagggctttctcctatagagctccatttttatggaacggtctgcctacccatgtcagagacgcaaactcggtctcaacctttaagtctttactgaagactcatctcttcagtgggtcatatgattgagtgtagtctggcccaggagtgggaaggtgaacggaaaggctctggagcaacgaaccgcccttgctgtctctgcctggccggttcccctccactgggattctctgcctctaaccctattacaggggctgagtcactggcttactggggctctctcatgccgtccctggagggggtgcgtgaCCTGAGTgagttgattcactgttgtggccatcctgtctgggttggcgccccccccttgggttgtgccgtggcggagatctttgtgggctatactcagcctcgtctcaggatggtaagttggtggttgaagatatccctctagtggtgtgggggctgtgctttggcaaagtgggtggggttatatccttcctgtttggccctgtccgggggtgtcctcggatggggccacagtgtcacagtgtcccctgacccctcctgtctcagcctccactatttatgctgcagtagtttatgtgtcggggggctggggtcagtttgttatatctggagtacttctcctgtcctattcggtgtcctgtgtgaatctaagtgtgcgttctctaattctctccttctctgtttctttctctctcggaggacctgagccctaggaccatgccccaggactacctgacatgatgactccttgctgtccccagtccacctggccatgctgctgctccagtttcaacttccacatgactgtgctgctgctccagtttcaactgttctgccttattattattcgaccatgctggtcatttatgaacatttgaacatcttggccatgttctgttataatctccacccggcacagccagaagaggactggccaccccacatagcctggttcctctctaggtttcttcctaggttttggcctttctagggagtttttcctagccaccgtgcttctacacctgcattgcttgctgtttggggttttaggctgggtttctgtacagcactttgagatatcagctgatgtacgaagggctatataaataaatttgatttgatttgtgtcaaTCACAGCTTAAAACATTATCTCCACATTTCTAAAGTCTTCTACCTAACTCGGTACATTGAGAAAATAAGATTCCTACCAACAGACCCACCCCCAAATCCCTTCCAACACCCCTACACTTAAATCTTTCCCTCTCTTCAACAATATAACATGAACCACCATTTCATCGACCATACACATGTTTACCAACCAGATGTAATGACGAGTTCAATGTAGGTGCAATCAAGCAAACACCACCTCCTTAATCTGACCTTTGAATCTTGGTCCACCAACCTTTTCTTTTGAGGGCATATAAAATGCCAGACCTTGGGCTCAGAGTCCCATCTCTTCTACCACACATCTATCAAAATGGCTCTGATGTTACATTtggcctcacctctacccagtggAAAATTATCACATCATTTTAAAGCCCATTTAAAAGTTGTAGAACCAATGGCCATTCCCTTCCACACCCAAATGGGCTGGGACCCAACATAATCTCACTACTACAGTACCCAGTCCCTCAATTCACCATAATAACATTAATGCCTCCAATAGTAAGTCACTCCTATTAGATTTGCCAGGACTTCTGACTGTGAAGTCCTGGAAATCCAATAACCTTTTAATCGCTTTCTCAAAGATTTCCAGTTTCTTTGATTTTTGGCTAGTTTGTCCTGTACAATGAATTACTTACGCAATAAACGACGCAAACTCAACCTTCTTTACGATTAGTGTTCCAAGACCTCTCAACCCACTGACATTGTGGGACAGGTGGGTTTCTTTCTAAAATCATGTCCtaacaattgaattggccacaggtggcctctaatcaagttgtatcgaccttgactaacctgttcccccacacattgactctgcacctgtaccccctgtatatagcctcgggtctgttattttattgttgctctttaattgtttgtcatttttatttttatttttttaatttttttttaaatgtcagttTATCTTaatacttatttttcttaaaactgcattgttggttaagggcttgtaagtaagcaattcactgtaagttctactacacctgttatattcgcgCATgttacaaataacatttgatttgatcaacgtctcaaggatgatcaaaggaaattggatgtacctgagctcaatttggagtgtctGTATTTAATTTCCGATACacttgcaaacatttcaaaaaaacatgttttcactttgtcataatggtggtgtgttgatgggtgagagattttgaatccattttgaattcaggctgtaacacaacaaaatgtggaataaatcaagggttatgaatactttctgtgAAGTCCCTGTATCAATGTCTCCTGTAAAGGCCAGGTTCTGGTTGTCCCCTCTCACCATACACGAGGGAAACAACAGCCGTTTATAAAGGCAACACCTTCCGCAATGGACCTCCTATGCCTGGTCAATCACAGCCATGGCATTCTACTAGTGCTTCAGAtatgacaaacaaacaaatataCATTAACTATGGCTTTTTTTTTTTGTGATCCGGGCGCCGCTCACTCACAACGTCTGTACGATGACATCACGGGGCATAGGTTGGGAGAAAAGAGCCAGAAGACCCTAAAACTTCACGTCTAATATAATTTGGAATTATTCAGACTTGATTGAAACATACGGCAACGGAATAGAACCGGAAGAACTCCGTTTCATTTACCGTTGAATACCGACACCCAGTCTCGGAAGTTGACTATTGCTGACTTGAGGCTGGTTTTCTACCTGGCTAGCCAGCTACGTTAGCTAGCTGCTAACAGCTTGTAACGTTAGTAGCGAGGCCAGAAAGTCTAACTTTATCCATTGATAAATAGCAAAGTAATTACCCGAAATAGTGAATTGTTCTAACCAGTCGGTACGTAATATTGCGACTGGGCTAGTTTCTGGGGACATACAAGACCCCTTCTTGCCATAA is a genomic window containing:
- the abracl gene encoding costars family protein ABRACL, with translation MNVQHEVSLLVGEIQRLGSKNADGQTCVKFGVLFNDDRCANIFEALVGTLRAAKRKKIIAFEGELLLQGVHDNVDITLLQE